The Belonocnema kinseyi isolate 2016_QV_RU_SX_M_011 chromosome 1, B_treatae_v1, whole genome shotgun sequence genomic interval gaaccCACCGCTAAGATTGGTAACagactggtaacagaggtgtccagaAAAGGCATTGGTCCCGAGgctcgggaccgacagatacgcgccacaattctttctcgaaagactgtcaacttatttgacactaagaaagactttgtgggtgtaattaatgactctgagacttaaataagcacgttcgacatggggtgactttggcgattcggtacATACCTCTAAGTAcgctctgatgacttttcatcgtaaagtcacccttggaaggcatcggtatcgattttagccccatttttgcaaaacctttaattttagtgcttttcagtgaaatttccagatttcagcctcaaagaacagactgaagatattatccgatttcaaaatttcaaagtgctcTGAGTTTCGGATAGGATTGGGACACTTTTTCGCATCCAGGCTTTTTCTGGACGCACATTCTTGGTTTTTCGCCATAGCCTATTGTAAAGGTAGATACGGATACCACGAGCACTTTTTTGCGCCTATCTGATATTAAAAACTACATACAAGAGGAATCTGTTGGTCAACAAGTAATGTTTGAGAGTAATCCTCTGTTTTTCATTTGTACatcattaattattgaaaatatccaGGAATTTCAataaagcttaaaattaaaaagagaatttttgaaagaggtataacaaaaatcattttctccATTCGTTTTTTCGCGTAGAGAAATGATTGCGGAATACAAATATTGCTCTGAAACCTTAATATGTTGCAGATTTTACTGTTTTCTTTTAGTTTTGTTAAAGGTAACAAAAAATTACGTGGAAATAACAAATGATACAGTTTTTCCGTTCtgctaaaaaaatttggaatgagaTTCGAGCATCTTGATCTGGGCTCCCGAAAGAGCTCCATATATTTTGCAACCATTCAGTTATATAATTCGGGCTGTCAGTTAAGGAGATAATGGCACAAGCAAACGAACATTACGCTCGTTACGCGCCTGTTTGGTTTCTTGtgttataataaatattgatatattatttCTTACAGAAGGAGTGCCTGAACCGCCTAATGCAGTTATATTCCTAAATAGGAATAAGCACTTTGTGGGTCAAATAGCGAAAACCGGTTCGACTATAAACATAATCACTCCAGGAGGATGGACCATAGCTTCACGAAATCAGCGCGTGATTTACGAGAGGCTTAGAAAACGACGCCCCGCAGACCCAAGTATAAGTTCTATCAATAAATCTAAGCACTAGAAGATCCTAAATAAGGAACCTTctgaatatatcaatttttataaaaaaattttacatatgaTTCTACAATTATGCCTCtcgcgatcaaaacgggacacgctcgaaattCCTTCGTTTCAGTTGGCttcttggttattctcgttcttgatttttcCAATTCGGATTTTCGATTTCTTTGAAGCATatcttaattcaaagaaattggaaatctgacttgaaaaaatcaagaacgagaataaccaagaggccaactgaaacaaaggcatttcgagcgtgtcccgtttGGATCGCGGTAAGCTCAATTCTAAGATTAATATACGCAGGAACCCGAtgacttatttaaaattaaacttgacTTTGGAAGGTTGTAACGCcgtgcaaaatatttaaaaagtaattttaaacaagtcaaaaactaattaaaattttttgttaaatgagccctagttaaattaaatttggccttgtggatattttattattttcatgttcatTTCCGAGCATGAGATGAAAAACCTAATTGAGTAATatcattttctgcaaaaaatgttCCTAAATTTGCGCATTCTAgtgcaacaaattattatttcataaaaccattcaggtttttcagtttttaatggcTGAAATGTAATTTAGTgtccaaaatattacttttgtaaAAGCATTAATTATGGAATTTGAATTAATATATCCCGCCAATGATAAAGTTCAAGAATACAATGATTTATTATAGTATCTAGAATAGAGTACacaaatattgaatattgaaaataggaagattttaaaaagctttaaaaggcTTTTAAAATAAACGTACATAACGAATGCTGTAACTTAGGTAGAAAATACAATAACGTATAAAAATGCAGAAATGTATAAAAGAGCAATTAATGACTTACGCTACTTTTTGCACTTGCTAAAACTTTCCTaatgaattgaaacaaatttcatcaaaaatcattcaaaccaatttttaaattaaatgaaatttttcaaaactaaatacatcccgtgtagaaatagcccctCTTGACGTTAATAAAATTCGGGCACTAGTCGGGGGCTAGCCGGAGAACATTCTTAGGCAATTTTCCTAGCTGGGGACTGGTCGGTGGCTAGTTGGCTTTTTTGCCGAACATTTTAAATTAGGGCCTGCTCGGAGACTAGTCGAGCTACTTAAAAAAACATAATCCTCTGTGTAGgctatttttatgtcaaaattccTAGACGTGTTCTAGCTGGGCTCTGGTCGGGCTATCCTTGTTTTAAAGTTTCTGTGATCACAATTCGACTTTCCCAGCATGCGAGTGCAAGAATCATAGATTAATAAGACAGCCACACAACCGAAGGTTTTCtaacctgggggggggggggagaccgagtttattatattttctttgtGACGCTGAAACCGAATCTGAAGTTCATTTTTGGCTGGTCTGAGTGCCAGACCATGTATATTAGATGTTTTTGGGTCGCTTAAACCGAATCCGAAGTTCATTTCACCCTATCACGACAGGTTTTCGACATAACCTTAAGAATTCTTCAAAGACACcctaaaatgaaaagaaatgctGGCTTGAGTGCTGAACCATGTACCTTGGACTAATGAAACAGTTTGTGTGAACTCTTGATAAAACTGGACGAGGTTTCCAATTCCTCAAGGAAAAGTTCCCTAAACTTTCTGAGGCTAAGTTGAAAGAAGGAGTATTCGATGCACCACAATTTAGAACTATGTTCACGGACACTACCTTTGTAAGTATAATgactgaattagaaaaaaaatcctggctaagTTTTGAGGCTATGGCCCagaatttttttgggaaatacgaaaattcctgaatacaaaaaaaatcgtgACGAAAATGATAACAGACTTTCGAAAGCTTGAGTGtctaatgaatttcaaactaatttttcttcactTCCACCTGGATAAACTTCCCGAAAATCTGGGGACTTTAGCGGAGATCAAGGCAAACGGTCCCGCCAAGATATCACAGTAATGGAAACTTGTTACCAAGGGAGATGGGATAAGAATATGATGGCAGATTTTTATTGTATTCTGAAGAGAGGCACGGAGGAATACAATGAAAACCGCAAACGGAACCCTTTGCACAGAtcatttgatcaaaaaagaaCTGTTTATAGTTCGAAAGCAGGGAAGGACTGAAATTGAATCCACCTATCATTTGTACACCTACAAGATAGCTTTCATGATAATAAGAGTTTGGATTAATGAGATTTTCAGAGGTTATTTCAGAAACCTGAAGATATGAGATGAAATGGATTCTGGATTCGTTCTTCACCATCTAAAAAACATCCCACAAACTTCGTCTGGCCAGCTAAGTCggctttatttttcatttatgggtgcCTGTAAAGGCTTTTTGAGGTCATGTCGAAAACTTGACGTGATGAGGTAAAAGAAtttcggattcggtttcagcgacccaaaaaacataataGACATGGTCCGGCAATCaggccaaaattaattttcatatttgaatatctGTGAAGAATTTTTGAAGTTATGTCGAAAACCTGACGTGATGGGGTAAAATAAACTTTGGATGtgatcagaaaacttttttttgtcactGTCTAATGtccaattttaatacatttcgtataaaataatttaaaataatttaaaacgagaATGAGAATTACAGCCTCAACAATCCGAACTCTTAATTCATTTTACGCAAGAAGTTTCAACATGTACACAGTGTATATATCAACTATATACTACGTTACTAGGATGTCGTTTTATTGTTACATAAAGTTACATTCAGCACTTTAGTGAAGTAGAATATAGTTGATACACTCtgctctttgaaatctttaagtcAAGCCTATTTTTTGGGGACAGCCGTATTACAGCATGAACCGTAAGTATCCGACTAGACTTCGACTTAAATAAGTCAGGTCGACTAGCCAGCGCCCGATTAATTCACCGTGACGTAACAGGTCGGGGACATTAATCTGTAgtcccgactagcccccgactgaGAGGGAGGCCAACTGGTCTGATATCTCACCAGCCCAAAAtctgaatttctacacgggattttATTCAGAAGTTTACAAAGTTGAGCGCAATTTATAAAGCTTcaattactattattttaatttgtatcgtttataaatattaaaattttttcaactattacggatttcaatttagaaattcaatttgaaaataaattattatattatcatgagttattaataattttcattttttaaataaataatttgcagcTTTCTATATTGTTAACGTATTGCTTTgattaattcaaacatttatttttttacaagaaattattagaattctgTATTTCTTAGTATATTCCATTTATCGAAATTCTCActgtaaatttttaacacttttttaatcacataaaattatTCTTACTGTAAATTAGTCTTTTGAACTAGGAAACAGTTTTtttgattcagaaaaaaaataaatcaaaatctcAAATCTGGTTGAATTATTAGTAGAATTGTAACTTAGTAGAATTTATTAGTTCTGAACTAACAAATTTTGTATAGTTGAAACAAccagtaattataatttttacaggaGAATATCGAATACCGCCAGTTACATACAGACAGTGGGATCAACTGATACGTAACGGGGTACAGATTGGAGTAGTAGTAAAGGATCATGATGATGGCGACATACGTATGGCGAAATTTCctggtaatttaaaaattaaaatataattttttaaactactagAGGATTCTGTCTAGAAAGACttagtttttttctatgtatGAAGTGCTCTATCAGCTTGTGTAAAATAGAACTGTTTTACACATAGTTAAATGCCTAGTAGTTCTTAactaataattgttcaaattctttagctcaattaatgaatataatttacaaatacaaTCAGATACAAGCCAAAATGCTCGGCCTAGACATGGCGATGAATTGCATCGTATGACTGGGTGGGACGACGAAAAGGATGAGGCGATACACTCGCATTTTG includes:
- the LOC117175234 gene encoding uncharacterized protein LOC117175234 is translated as MNRQGVPEPPNAVIFLNRNKHFVGQIAKTGSTINIITPGGWTIASRNQRVIYERLRKRRPADPREYRIPPVTYRQWDQLIRNGVQIGVVVKDHDDGDIRMAKFPDTSQNARPRHGDELHRMTGWDDEKDEAIHSHFATYWRDMWLVLSLLPQNAEERRLASRLDSEWLQNQHPNRGPHH